The Zalophus californianus isolate mZalCal1 chromosome X, mZalCal1.pri.v2, whole genome shotgun sequence genomic interval ACTAGAAGTTAACACAAACACTAGGCTTCTAAGTTGATGTCTATGCAGCTCAAATGCCTGACTCTGACTAATTAAGAtctaaattatgaaaaattcacctactgttatttttattggaaATCTAGACTGCGAATGGATTTCAAATGGAGAATGTGCAGGTAAATAAGCTCAACTCTGGCTAATGTCATTTCAAATCCACAAATATCCCATGTCCTCTCTTGGAAAGAATAGCAATTAACGTATATGTTGCATCTGGGCCCTGTTTATACCATTCTTTTGCACACTAACCACTTGTTAGAGTAAGATCTTCCAATCTGATTGATGTTTGAGTTCTTGAATGTCTTAGTTGAGCCTAAGTCCTGAGGAAAACAAAGCCAGGTGAGTAGCTGTGATGGCTAGCACTTAGGAAGAGCTACTTGGTGTCACCGAGGGTTCTAGGTGATCTGCATAAATTCATCCCATCTAACTTTCCCACCAGCTCTAAGATGTTGGTGCTATTCTCTCCATTTGACAAGGTGTTGAAACTGAAAcataaatacatttgtaaaaattcagGAACAACATCTTATTGCATTCACTAACATCTCTCACCAAGACAACGTCTCAAGTGCTTTGGaattggaagagcaaataaaagCCTCATTGATGACAGTGGAAATTAGCCAGCATTTGAACTTTAAGTACGGCAGGCTCAGGAAGGTGTCTGGATGAATCAAAGACAAGGCTAGCCTCAAAATTTGACCGAGTGAGTGTGAAATTTGTGTTTACCATTTAGAAAGTAGCCAGGCTACTCCTTGGTCTACTACTATGCTAACAGATTAATGAGGGTGCATTTTTTATAGCCTCATGTTCCCAAACATGTTCCCAAAAGAGGGCAAGGACAAGATAATAGACTAAGAGCAGGTGAGTTTTCTAGTCCACTGGTTCTTATTTtactgcacatcagaatcaccttcTAAAAATCCCAAACCCCAGACCACACCTCAGTCCAACTAAATCAAAATCTCTGGACTCGGCCTCAGGCATCAGTAAAGTCTTATTTAAATCACTAAGCATAAACATTAAGCTTAGCATAAGCACCAGTGAATACAAAAGAAATACACAATTTCTAATAAGATTTAACTATTAACAAATCCCGTATCAAATCCCATAACAAATCccttaaaacatatatttaagtACTGTGGTATGAGAAAGAGTCAGAAAATTCCAGTCACCTCTGCTACTCTATCATCTCTGACCTTGGGTAAATTCCAGAACTTTCTTAAAGCTCACTTTCCTCTCcgtaaaataaaatcatacttatttatcttaactcacagagaaaacagtgtcaatatttttcaaactttacaaccttcctttaaaaaaaaaaaatctgcttcatTCTTTCAGATCTTCCAAGTGTAACCAGTCTTAATCTAAATATAATTCCTTCCCCAGGCCTTAGTTGACCAACTCGACCTGAACCTTTCTTGGACTTTGCACCTCCAGGGACCAGGAGCCAGTTAGCATTAAAAGTGCATCCAGGATTATTTCCACAGCTGTCAGCTCATCTCTTTCACAGTCCCTGATGGTTTACTGACTCTGCTTAAACCATAGGAGAACAAAATAACCTCATTTGGCCTTCTGATCAACTAGCTCATCTTTATTGTCTTCGTTCTGCCTTCGTTCCTTCCCATAGCATGACTTCCACCAACTCGCTACAAAAAAACTTCCAAGGTTATTCTTCATCAATCACAAAATGGTAGAGGGAGGAAATCCTGAGCTTAACAGTTACATTAgataaacaaaaaaccctacagtCAAATTCCAGGTTCACCACTTAAGAGTATAGGCAATGTACTTAATtcccttggcttcctcatcttGGATATAAATGCACCTATCTCTTAAAattgtcagaaagagaaaaagagagtcaTGTTTCTGAAATCAGGGATTTAtcgtttctaattttatttatttttttccatgtaaaccttttgttttaataaataagacCGATTCATGGCTTAGATTCTAAAtcacatttacagatgaggaacgcTTCTAGGCCCAAACAGGTGAACAGTGAAGCTACTAGTGCTGGCAGGAATGCGTGCGCCCCATGCATCTGAAGCCTAAAGAGCACAGACTGAATGTCAGAGAACACCACACACATCAACCTCTAGAATCAAGAACGACAGCAGAAGatgagaggaagagcagagactcGGGGAAGCGCTGGTAACCACCATCTGATACCCTCACTTTCATGCTACAGAAGCAAATGTAAGTTGTGCTCCTTTCAGTAAGCTAAGGAGGTTTCCTGATCATAATACGTGAAACTTTCTCTCCTGTTAACAATTAGGCCAAGGGCATTAGCTACAGAGAGGATCCACTGATAAATACAGAATATTAGAACAGCGAAGGGGAAGCCACAGATATCTTGTTTCTTCAAGTATCAGAAACTTCCCCATGACAGAAGGAGAACAGTGAATGAACTCCACCTTGCCCAAAGGTTTAGTCCAAAAACTTCCTGTTGGCATTTGCACCAAATAAGGCTCCCCGTACTTCTGGCATCATCTGCTGGGCTATGAGATCCAGCCGGCTTTCTAGGGTAttggaaacttttattttacGATCCCCATTATAGATCTCAACTCCACCAGCTATTTCCTCAGGCAGGTAGGCCTCCTGATCAATTTGGACATCAACATCTTTTTTGGTGGCAATTTTGTACATAGGAATCGCTTTTTGCACTGCAGCCTTTACCAGAGGGAAATCCTGCTTCCTGCAACGAACAATCATTCGAGGCTCCAACAATTGGTACAAACCCTGAAGGACCAGTCCATCCAGCAGCACCTGGTACCTGGTTGTATCTTTTACCACTTTGCTGAGTCTCTGTTTTGCTTCATTTAGTAGGTCTGTAATAAGGTCATCTCTTGCTCTGAGGACTTTGAGCCTTGCTTGATTCATCAAATTAGACATCTGAATTTTCTTCTGCTGCtcaatctgcttttctttcttctcgtAGTATTCCATAATCTTCAGTCTTTGGGTTTGCATAAGAAGACCTTTCTCAATGTTGAACTCTTCCTCTGCCTTCGCATCTATTTCCTCCGCTTTCTCATTGGCTTCTTGTTCAATAAAAGCCATCATATGCTTAATCTGCTTTTGCACGTCAGCATCGCTGAGGGCCATGGCGAAAGCTCTGCTAGGCCGGAGGCCCACTGGCTCTAGCTTAGGCTGGAAGGGGGctgtggaaggaaggggaaaagaaaagccctcgtttctaattttaaaacaatgataagtggatgcctgggtggctcagtcagttaagcatctgccttcagctcaggtcactatcccagggtcctgcgatcgagtcccacatcgggctccctgctcagtggagagcctgcttctccctctacctgaagctccctctgcttgtgttctctctctctctcaaataaataaataaaatcttaaaaaaataataaaacaatgataaGATCTATCCAATACAACCTTCT includes:
- the LOC113930837 gene encoding V-type proton ATPase subunit E 1-like, whose amino-acid sequence is MALSDADVQKQIKHMMAFIEQEANEKAEEIDAKAEEEFNIEKGLLMQTQRLKIMEYYEKKEKQIEQQKKIQMSNLMNQARLKVLRARDDLITDLLNEAKQRLSKVVKDTTRYQVLLDGLVLQGLYQLLEPRMIVRCRKQDFPLVKAAVQKAIPMYKIATKKDVDVQIDQEAYLPEEIAGGVEIYNGDRKIKVSNTLESRLDLIAQQMMPEVRGALFGANANRKFLD